In Nocardia sp. NBC_00403, one DNA window encodes the following:
- a CDS encoding putative glycoside hydrolase has product MTGLPEGVVGAAAMAALELRVDARGHDPNDMQLELDSKPVTGAVAGNVVSYRPDNLADGTHKFTAEIRSGGLSSFLKAGPGVTKTFTVDTEPPTVELSEPTSVPSYRQSVVLRGRATGADHVSVGAQSVPTAADGSFEITLPRAPVDAEMIAVDAAGNTAAKAINAAVDLPRIKAVHVTAYAWMHEGLRAGVLDMAREGRINTVQLDIKDEDGIVGYDSQVPLARASGAAAGIYDARAALQQLHDMNLSVVGRIVAFRDPTMAEWAWREGHRDWVIQNPYGEPYSSHYGPIAFTNFADPEIRKYNIDLAIEAAELGFDGIMYDYVRRPDGSLSQMQFPGLIDTPSVSIAQFLRESRDPVRDKGAHLGAAVFGIASTRPDAIAQDIPMIARYVDYVAPMLYPSHWNPGEYDVANPNSQPYDIVFRSLADFNMLTAGTHADVIPWLQDFSLGVNYSDAEVRAQIDAAAAAGDTSFFLWNAATRYHSGALSPN; this is encoded by the coding sequence GTGACGGGGCTCCCGGAGGGCGTTGTGGGCGCGGCAGCCATGGCCGCGCTGGAATTACGGGTGGATGCCCGCGGTCACGATCCGAACGATATGCAGCTCGAGCTCGACAGCAAACCCGTCACCGGTGCCGTAGCGGGCAATGTCGTGAGCTACCGGCCGGACAACCTCGCCGACGGCACCCACAAGTTCACCGCCGAGATCCGATCAGGCGGCCTGTCCAGCTTCCTCAAGGCCGGACCCGGAGTCACCAAAACCTTCACCGTCGACACCGAGCCGCCGACGGTGGAGCTGAGCGAGCCCACGAGCGTGCCCTCCTATCGCCAGTCGGTCGTGTTGCGCGGCAGAGCAACCGGTGCCGACCACGTCTCGGTCGGCGCGCAGTCGGTGCCGACCGCCGCGGACGGATCTTTCGAGATCACATTGCCACGCGCGCCGGTCGACGCCGAGATGATCGCCGTCGACGCGGCGGGCAACACGGCCGCCAAGGCCATCAACGCCGCGGTCGACCTGCCGCGAATCAAGGCGGTGCACGTGACCGCCTATGCGTGGATGCACGAGGGTCTGCGTGCCGGCGTGCTCGACATGGCGCGCGAAGGGCGCATCAATACCGTCCAACTCGACATCAAGGACGAGGACGGCATCGTCGGCTACGACTCCCAAGTGCCGCTCGCCCGGGCATCGGGCGCGGCCGCCGGGATCTACGACGCCCGCGCGGCATTGCAGCAGCTGCACGACATGAACCTGAGCGTGGTCGGCCGGATCGTGGCATTCCGCGATCCGACGATGGCGGAATGGGCCTGGCGCGAGGGACATCGGGACTGGGTCATCCAGAACCCCTACGGTGAGCCGTATTCCAGTCATTACGGCCCCATCGCCTTCACCAACTTCGCCGATCCCGAGATCCGGAAATACAACATCGACCTCGCCATAGAAGCGGCCGAACTCGGCTTCGACGGGATCATGTACGACTACGTCCGACGTCCGGACGGCAGCCTGTCGCAGATGCAATTCCCCGGCTTGATCGACACGCCCAGCGTGTCGATCGCGCAGTTCCTGCGCGAGAGCCGTGACCCGGTGCGGGACAAGGGTGCTCATCTCGGTGCCGCGGTCTTCGGGATCGCCTCGACCCGGCCGGACGCGATCGCCCAGGACATTCCGATGATCGCCCGGTACGTCGACTATGTCGCGCCGATGCTCTACCCGTCGCATTGGAACCCGGGCGAATACGACGTCGCGAACCCCAACTCTCAGCCCTACGACATCGTGTTCCGCTCACTGGCGGACTTCAACATGCTGACCGCGGGCACGCACGCCGATGTCATCCCGTGGTTGCAGGACTTCAGCCTCGGGGTGAACTACAGCGACGCCGAGGTCCGAGCCCAGATCGATGCCGCCGCGGCCGCGGGCGACACCAGCTTCTTCCTGTGGAACGCCGCGACCCGCTACCACTCCGGGGCACTCAGCCCGAATTGA
- a CDS encoding APC family permease, whose product MSKTTQTGTPDELRRSLGVTDAVVIGLGSMIGAGIFATLAPAARAAGSGLLLGLAIAAVVAYCNATSSARLAARYPSSGGTYVYGRERLGDFWGYLAGWCFVVGKTASCAAMALTVGAYAWPEQAHAVAVAAVVALTAVNYRGVQKSALVTRVIVTIVLAVLAAVVVAAFTSHASDVARLEFGSDITVAGVLQAAGLLFFAFAGYARIATLGEEVRDPARTIPRAIPLALGCALLVYAVVVVASLMVLGPQGLSEAGAPLSAVVRAAGVDRLEPVVRAGAVVAALGSLLALILGVSRTTLAMARDRHLPHALAAVHPRFAVPHRVEVAVGVIVAVAAATTDVRAAIGFSSFGVLLYYAVANAAAWTLTATEGRPVRLIPAIGLLGCLLLACTLPMTSVLAGAAVVALGAAIYTVRRKFITGSNPS is encoded by the coding sequence GTGTCGAAGACAACGCAGACGGGTACACCGGACGAGCTCCGTCGGAGCTTAGGAGTGACCGATGCTGTCGTGATCGGGCTCGGCTCCATGATCGGGGCGGGGATTTTCGCCACCCTGGCTCCGGCAGCGCGGGCGGCGGGGTCGGGGCTGCTGCTCGGGCTTGCGATAGCGGCGGTGGTCGCATACTGCAATGCGACCTCGTCGGCCCGGTTGGCCGCGCGGTATCCGTCCTCCGGCGGCACGTATGTGTATGGGCGCGAACGGCTCGGCGACTTCTGGGGGTATCTCGCGGGGTGGTGCTTCGTGGTCGGCAAGACCGCCTCCTGCGCGGCCATGGCGCTGACCGTCGGCGCGTATGCGTGGCCGGAGCAGGCACACGCCGTCGCTGTCGCGGCGGTCGTCGCGTTGACGGCGGTGAACTATCGCGGCGTACAGAAATCAGCTCTGGTGACCCGGGTGATCGTGACGATCGTGCTGGCTGTGCTCGCCGCGGTGGTTGTGGCAGCGTTCACCTCTCACGCCTCTGACGTCGCACGGCTGGAATTCGGTTCCGACATCACCGTGGCAGGGGTGTTGCAGGCGGCGGGTCTGTTGTTCTTCGCCTTCGCCGGATACGCGCGGATCGCCACGCTCGGTGAGGAAGTTCGCGACCCGGCGCGCACGATTCCCCGTGCGATCCCGCTCGCCCTGGGCTGCGCCCTGCTCGTCTACGCGGTTGTCGTGGTCGCGTCGCTGATGGTGCTGGGGCCGCAGGGATTGTCCGAGGCGGGCGCGCCGCTGTCGGCCGTGGTGCGGGCAGCCGGCGTCGACCGGCTGGAACCGGTGGTGCGGGCCGGAGCCGTCGTGGCGGCGCTGGGGTCACTGCTGGCGTTGATCCTCGGTGTCTCGCGTACGACACTGGCGATGGCCCGCGACCGGCACCTGCCGCACGCGCTCGCAGCAGTGCATCCCCGATTCGCGGTGCCGCACCGCGTCGAAGTCGCCGTCGGCGTCATCGTGGCCGTCGCCGCCGCGACGACCGATGTCCGTGCCGCGATCGGATTCTCCTCCTTCGGCGTGCTGCTCTACTACGCCGTCGCCAACGCGGCCGCATGGACACTCACCGCGACCGAGGGGCGGCCGGTGCGGCTGATCCCGGCGATCGGCCTGCTCGGCTGCCTCCTCCTCGCATGCACGCTGCCGATGACATCGGTGCTGGCAGGCGCGGCCGTCGTCGCCCTCGGCGCCGCGATCTACACCGTCCGCCGCAAGTTCATCACCGGTTCCAACCCATCCTGA
- a CDS encoding DoxX family protein, with protein sequence MSIFLWILQAILAALVGMSGVGKLVQSKDKLAEQYPWAHDFSKTTVWFIGVVEILGAIGLIAPAATGIAPILTPIAAVGLGVFALLAAILHIRRKECRGVVIVAVLFVLAAVIAWGRFSPYGW encoded by the coding sequence ATGAGTATTTTCTTGTGGATCCTGCAGGCGATCCTGGCTGCCCTGGTGGGCATGTCCGGCGTGGGGAAGCTTGTCCAATCGAAGGACAAGCTGGCCGAACAGTATCCGTGGGCGCACGACTTCTCGAAAACGACCGTGTGGTTCATCGGTGTGGTGGAGATACTCGGTGCGATCGGGCTGATCGCACCGGCCGCGACCGGGATCGCTCCCATCTTGACCCCGATCGCCGCGGTCGGTCTGGGAGTATTCGCGCTGCTGGCGGCGATCTTGCACATCCGCCGTAAAGAATGCCGCGGCGTGGTGATAGTCGCGGTCTTGTTCGTGCTCGCCGCCGTCATCGCATGGGGCCGGTTCAGCCCCTATGGCTGGTGA
- a CDS encoding LLM class flavin-dependent oxidoreductase produces MRTATTIEASDAAGQTLDFVLEAEKLGLDICWVAEAWGSDAPSVLGYLAGRTDRILLGSGIIQLGTRTPVAIAQTALTLADLSDGRFLLGLGASGPQVIEGLHGVRFDRPLTRMRETVQIIRRAWAGEKITFSGKVFQIPLPGAARPMRLSKAANPDIPIYLATLSPKMLELTGEIADGWLGTSFVPEGASAYFDHLDAGLANAGRTRADLDTCQGAEVALFDDDELLGSHIRSRKGELAFSIGGMGSADTNFYNAAYSRQGWSEVTGEIRERWQAGDRDGATALVTDDMVLATTLIGTEPMVRDRLRIWRDAGIDTVRLYPAGATLQDRLATLGRAIELVAEVG; encoded by the coding sequence GTGAGGACCGCGACGACGATCGAGGCGTCCGACGCCGCGGGGCAGACGCTGGACTTCGTGCTCGAGGCCGAGAAGCTCGGCCTCGACATCTGCTGGGTCGCGGAGGCCTGGGGCTCGGACGCCCCGTCGGTGCTCGGCTACCTGGCCGGCCGTACCGATCGAATCCTCTTGGGCTCCGGCATCATTCAACTCGGCACCCGAACACCGGTGGCCATCGCCCAGACCGCGCTCACCCTCGCCGACCTGTCCGATGGGCGATTCCTGCTCGGGCTCGGCGCCTCGGGTCCGCAGGTCATCGAGGGCCTGCACGGCGTGCGCTTCGATCGGCCCCTGACCCGCATGCGCGAGACGGTGCAGATCATCCGCCGAGCATGGGCCGGGGAAAAGATCACGTTCTCCGGCAAGGTATTCCAGATCCCATTGCCGGGCGCGGCCCGGCCGATGCGACTGTCGAAGGCCGCGAACCCCGACATCCCCATCTACCTCGCCACCCTCTCCCCCAAAATGCTGGAACTGACCGGCGAAATCGCCGATGGCTGGCTCGGCACCAGCTTCGTGCCCGAGGGCGCGTCCGCCTACTTCGACCACCTCGATGCCGGACTCGCCAACGCCGGCCGCACCCGCGCGGACCTCGACACCTGCCAGGGCGCCGAGGTCGCCCTCTTCGACGACGACGAACTGCTGGGGTCCCACATCCGCAGTCGCAAAGGAGAACTCGCGTTCAGCATCGGCGGCATGGGCAGCGCCGACACCAACTTCTACAACGCCGCCTACAGCAGGCAGGGCTGGTCCGAGGTCACCGGCGAGATCCGCGAACGCTGGCAGGCAGGTGACCGCGACGGCGCCACGGCACTGGTCACCGATGACATGGTCTTGGCCACCACGCTGATCGGCACCGAACCCATGGTTCGCGACCGGCTCCGGATCTGGCGCGACGCGGGTATCGACACCGTCCGGCTATATCCCGCCGGCGCAACCTTGCAGGACCGCCTCGCCACCCTCGGCCGGGCCATCGAACTCGTCGCCGAGGTCGGTTGA
- a CDS encoding SRPBCC family protein: MEWTGAKYADGPTAEVETWIDAAPRRVWEIVTDVESMPQMSTELQSANWLDAAGPAVGSAFVGTNSHPALGEWSTTSYVVECDPEQVFAWAVQDPDNPTATWRFTLQARDGGTQLRQWVRMGPGRSGLSQAIDQMPDKEEKIVFVRMREFETAMTATVAAIKQRAESAGHR, translated from the coding sequence ATGGAGTGGACGGGCGCCAAGTACGCCGACGGCCCGACGGCGGAGGTCGAGACGTGGATCGATGCTGCGCCGCGGCGGGTCTGGGAGATCGTCACCGACGTCGAGTCGATGCCGCAGATGAGTACGGAATTGCAATCGGCGAACTGGCTCGACGCGGCGGGGCCCGCCGTCGGCAGCGCGTTCGTCGGTACGAACAGTCACCCGGCGCTCGGCGAGTGGTCGACGACCTCCTACGTGGTCGAATGCGACCCGGAGCAGGTATTCGCCTGGGCGGTACAGGATCCCGACAACCCGACGGCCACCTGGCGCTTCACCCTGCAGGCCCGCGACGGCGGCACCCAGCTGCGCCAGTGGGTCCGCATGGGTCCCGGCCGGTCCGGGCTCTCGCAGGCGATCGACCAGATGCCGGACAAGGAAGAGAAAATCGTCTTCGTCCGGATGCGGGAGTTCGAAACCGCAATGACCGCAACGGTCGCCGCCATCAAGCAGCGCGCAGAATCGGCGGGTCACCGGTGA
- a CDS encoding Scr1 family TA system antitoxin-like transcriptional regulator: MLIHTFTLPRRLAAAVLTVADRVRPFRLWLFPKPIEPTIVYAENYTGDMYSEKVGTVHRYTQAHDRIQGASLDEVSSRNLLRKIASGMPSPQACETASSSARRTNTEIVPAPRLMVEVQGIFACSGPFRAGFSSPGPGFRASRIRPTAIAAAGRAPRRRRRVQRWCASKAEVVGVEAGQLPDSTR, encoded by the coding sequence ATGCTCATCCACACGTTCACGCTCCCACGCCGCCTCGCGGCTGCGGTGCTAACCGTTGCTGATCGAGTCCGACCGTTCAGGTTGTGGCTGTTCCCCAAGCCGATCGAACCGACAATCGTGTATGCCGAGAACTACACCGGGGACATGTACAGCGAGAAGGTGGGTACCGTTCATCGGTATACGCAAGCGCATGATCGCATCCAGGGAGCATCGCTGGATGAGGTCAGCAGCAGAAACCTGCTGCGGAAGATAGCAAGTGGGATGCCTTCACCGCAGGCGTGCGAGACGGCAAGTTCAAGCGCCCGTAGAACAAACACGGAGATAGTGCCCGCACCTCGATTGATGGTTGAGGTACAGGGCATCTTTGCGTGTTCTGGCCCCTTCCGCGCCGGATTCAGCAGCCCAGGTCCCGGTTTCCGCGCCAGTCGCATCAGGCCGACAGCAATAGCCGCCGCGGGCCGCGCACCGCGTCGGCGAAGGCGGGTGCAACGCTGGTGCGCAAGCAAAGCCGAGGTGGTCGGTGTAGAAGCTGGACAGCTGCCTGATTCGACGAGGTAG
- a CDS encoding YybH family protein encodes MTTPNDFQSRADRIEVEEVEIRRQIDKVVEGLRAKDLEALKQLYTTDVVSFDVEQPLQHVGIAAKLENWAKVFMFFESVTYEARDLTFTVGDDVAFGHAFARLRGTLKNGAETSGMWVRVTYGMRKVDDTWLIAHDQVSVPLDILSGKGVVDLEP; translated from the coding sequence ATGACGACGCCGAACGACTTTCAGTCACGCGCCGACCGTATCGAGGTAGAGGAAGTCGAGATTCGCCGGCAAATCGACAAGGTAGTCGAGGGACTGCGAGCCAAGGATCTCGAGGCCCTGAAACAGCTGTACACAACCGACGTCGTGTCCTTCGATGTCGAGCAGCCGCTCCAGCATGTCGGGATAGCGGCGAAACTCGAGAACTGGGCGAAAGTCTTCATGTTCTTCGAGAGTGTGACCTATGAGGCTCGCGACCTGACGTTCACCGTAGGCGATGATGTGGCATTCGGGCACGCCTTTGCACGTCTGCGCGGCACGCTGAAGAACGGGGCCGAAACGAGCGGTATGTGGGTCCGGGTCACGTACGGCATGCGGAAGGTCGACGACACCTGGTTGATCGCGCACGACCAGGTGTCGGTGCCGCTCGACATCCTGAGCGGCAAAGGCGTGGTCGACCTCGAGCCCTGA
- a CDS encoding DUF72 domain-containing protein has protein sequence MRLHVGCAMWTHAAWQQRQPIAGEKLRSYAEWCNAVEGNTTFYATPQRRTVQSWAEQVGPDFRFVVKLPKTVTHERRLAGVDAEMRAYLDAIEPLGTNAHALWVQLPGSFGPNDLGALAAFLRRLPRSYRSAVEVRHPAFFENDSAARQLETVLALVDAEWIPFDTTVLFDGPATSPAEAEARSKKPRLPRRMRALTEFPIVRYHGRDAEERTIEGWQPWLDTVVEWLRDGRSPTVFLHTPDNASSLDLARRFYDEIQARLPELAPLPEPQPVEPMTLF, from the coding sequence ATGCGGCTACACGTGGGATGTGCGATGTGGACGCACGCCGCTTGGCAGCAACGGCAGCCCATCGCGGGCGAGAAGTTGCGGTCCTATGCCGAGTGGTGCAACGCGGTGGAGGGCAACACCACCTTCTATGCGACGCCGCAGCGGCGGACGGTGCAATCGTGGGCCGAACAGGTCGGGCCCGACTTCCGGTTCGTGGTCAAACTGCCGAAGACGGTCACCCACGAGCGCAGGCTGGCAGGTGTCGACGCGGAGATGCGCGCGTATCTCGACGCCATCGAGCCGCTCGGGACGAACGCGCACGCGCTGTGGGTGCAGTTGCCCGGCTCCTTCGGCCCGAACGATCTCGGCGCGCTTGCCGCGTTCCTGCGCAGACTCCCGCGCTCGTATCGATCCGCTGTCGAGGTCCGGCATCCCGCGTTCTTCGAGAACGATTCCGCCGCACGGCAATTGGAGACCGTGCTCGCGCTCGTCGATGCGGAGTGGATACCTTTCGACACGACAGTGCTTTTCGATGGCCCGGCGACCAGCCCGGCCGAGGCCGAGGCGCGGTCGAAGAAGCCGCGCCTGCCGCGCCGTATGCGGGCGCTCACCGAGTTCCCGATCGTTCGGTATCACGGGCGTGACGCGGAAGAACGAACGATCGAGGGCTGGCAGCCGTGGCTCGATACCGTCGTCGAGTGGTTGCGAGACGGTCGATCGCCGACGGTGTTCCTCCATACCCCAGACAACGCAAGCTCTTTGGATCTCGCGCGCCGGTTCTACGACGAGATACAGGCGCGGCTCCCGGAATTGGCGCCGCTGCCCGAGCCACAGCCGGTCGAACCGATGACCTTGTTCTGA
- a CDS encoding polysaccharide deacetylase family protein, whose amino-acid sequence MTPNARIGIIIIASAVVFAAVPACETPKDPVAAAVESMTPPTSSLPDAAAVAANELGLVPVLMYHQMTPSPVSEYDQTAAEFRLELERLYREGYRPVTAVDYISGRIDLPAGTHPVVLTFDDSTISQVRFADDSTLALDSALGILTEFASRNPDFTPRATFYINNEPFGNDLRVLPWLAEHGYEIGAHTATHANLASLDAIGVQRELAENVRAIETAAPRNGVRTMALPLGIFPTDHALAAGGNWDGTPYTFDAVMLVGAEPAPSPFSTIDPMGVPRIRSGKGEVAFDSAYWLDWLADHPDQRYTSDGDPTTVSFPKSLAGELSSPRSHRANAY is encoded by the coding sequence GTGACGCCGAATGCTCGCATCGGGATCATCATTATCGCGTCGGCAGTGGTATTCGCCGCAGTTCCCGCCTGCGAAACGCCGAAAGATCCCGTTGCCGCTGCTGTCGAAAGCATGACGCCGCCGACGAGTTCGCTGCCCGATGCGGCAGCGGTCGCGGCGAATGAACTCGGGCTGGTGCCCGTCCTGATGTACCACCAAATGACGCCGTCGCCGGTCAGTGAATACGACCAGACGGCAGCGGAATTCCGCCTCGAACTCGAACGCCTCTACCGCGAGGGTTACCGCCCCGTGACCGCTGTCGATTACATTTCCGGCCGGATCGACCTCCCCGCAGGCACTCATCCTGTCGTGCTCACCTTCGACGACTCGACCATCAGCCAGGTCCGGTTCGCCGATGACAGCACCCTCGCCCTGGATTCCGCGCTCGGCATTCTCACGGAATTCGCCTCGAGGAATCCGGATTTCACACCAAGAGCCACCTTCTACATCAACAACGAACCTTTCGGCAACGACCTGCGAGTGCTGCCGTGGCTGGCCGAACACGGATACGAGATCGGCGCGCATACCGCGACCCACGCCAACCTGGCGAGTCTGGACGCCATCGGCGTGCAGCGCGAATTGGCGGAAAACGTCCGCGCCATCGAAACCGCCGCACCTCGGAATGGCGTGCGCACCATGGCATTGCCTCTCGGCATCTTTCCGACCGACCACGCCCTCGCTGCCGGAGGCAACTGGGACGGCACCCCGTACACCTTCGACGCGGTGATGCTGGTCGGCGCCGAGCCCGCCCCTTCGCCGTTCAGCACGATCGACCCCATGGGCGTCCCACGCATCCGATCCGGCAAGGGCGAGGTCGCTTTCGACTCGGCCTACTGGCTCGATTGGCTCGCAGACCACCCCGATCAGCGCTACACCTCCGACGGCGATCCGACCACGGTCAGCTTTCCCAAGAGCCTGGCAGGAGAGCTGAGCTCACCGCGATCGCATCGCGCGAACGCCTACTGA
- a CDS encoding tetratricopeptide repeat protein, giving the protein MAVDYYDLGKYTRPVTTPSLAAQRWFDRGLIWTYAFNHEEAVRCFALASDEDAGCAMAHWGLAYALGPNYNKPWEFFDETELAETVTRTFEATRRALELVGSAAPVERALIESLAMRYQRNRPDGDGSAWNRDYADTMRAVYERFSDDIDVAVLFADALMNLTPWGLWDQHTGEPGAGAVETKAVLERALRSETGRAHPGVLHMYIHLMEMSATPEAAQPAADRLRGLVPDAGHLEHMPSHIDVLCGDYRAVVSSNSAAIVADRKYAQQAGEINFYTLYRAHNYHFKVYGAMFLGQYDVALRTVAQLENSIPEDLLRVQVPPMADWLEGFLSMRAHVFVRFGKWAEIIDLPPPKDQDLYCVSTAMLHYAKGVAHSATGDIPQAHQQQRLFHAALDRVPETRTLFNNTCRDILAVASAMLEGELHYRKGNYDDAFEALRRSIELDDHLPYDEPWGWMQPTRHAYGALLLEQGHVREAEAVYRADLGIDNSLPRAAQHPANVWSLHGYHECLRRLGKTGEAMIIGQQLKLAAAVADVPIEASCCCRLSVASGENRE; this is encoded by the coding sequence ATGGCTGTGGATTACTACGATCTCGGGAAATACACGCGACCGGTGACGACGCCCTCTCTTGCCGCGCAGCGGTGGTTCGACCGGGGTCTGATCTGGACCTATGCCTTCAATCATGAAGAAGCAGTTCGATGTTTCGCCCTGGCGTCGGACGAGGATGCGGGCTGCGCGATGGCCCATTGGGGCCTGGCCTATGCGCTGGGCCCCAACTACAACAAGCCATGGGAGTTCTTCGACGAGACGGAGCTGGCCGAGACCGTCACCCGCACCTTCGAGGCGACGCGGCGGGCGCTGGAACTCGTAGGCTCGGCGGCCCCGGTCGAACGCGCACTCATCGAATCACTCGCAATGCGCTACCAGCGCAACCGGCCCGACGGCGATGGCTCGGCGTGGAATCGCGACTATGCCGATACGATGCGTGCCGTCTACGAGCGGTTCTCCGACGACATCGACGTGGCCGTACTGTTCGCCGACGCCTTGATGAACCTGACGCCGTGGGGCCTGTGGGATCAGCACACCGGCGAACCGGGCGCGGGCGCCGTGGAGACCAAGGCGGTGCTCGAGCGGGCATTGCGCAGCGAAACCGGCCGGGCGCACCCCGGTGTGCTGCACATGTACATCCACCTGATGGAGATGTCTGCGACGCCGGAAGCCGCGCAGCCCGCTGCCGATCGGTTGCGCGGGCTGGTGCCCGATGCCGGTCACCTCGAGCACATGCCCTCGCACATCGACGTGCTGTGCGGTGACTATCGGGCCGTGGTCTCGTCCAACTCGGCGGCCATCGTCGCGGACCGGAAATATGCGCAGCAGGCGGGCGAGATCAACTTCTACACGCTGTATCGCGCCCACAACTATCACTTCAAGGTCTACGGCGCAATGTTCCTCGGACAATACGACGTAGCACTGAGAACGGTGGCGCAGCTGGAGAACTCGATCCCCGAGGATCTGCTGCGGGTACAGGTTCCGCCGATGGCCGATTGGCTGGAGGGTTTTCTGTCGATGCGGGCGCACGTCTTCGTCAGGTTCGGCAAATGGGCGGAGATCATCGACCTCCCGCCGCCGAAAGACCAGGACCTGTACTGCGTCAGCACGGCAATGCTGCACTACGCCAAGGGCGTCGCACATTCGGCGACCGGCGACATCCCGCAGGCACACCAGCAGCAGCGCCTGTTCCATGCCGCGCTCGACCGAGTCCCCGAGACCAGGACGCTGTTCAACAACACCTGCCGCGACATCCTCGCCGTCGCCTCGGCGATGCTGGAGGGTGAACTGCACTACCGAAAAGGCAACTACGACGACGCCTTCGAAGCCCTGCGCCGATCGATCGAACTCGACGACCACCTGCCCTACGACGAACCGTGGGGCTGGATGCAGCCGACCAGGCACGCTTACGGCGCGCTGCTGCTCGAACAAGGTCACGTGCGCGAGGCCGAAGCCGTCTACCGCGCCGACCTCGGCATCGACAACAGCCTGCCGCGCGCCGCGCAACATCCCGCGAATGTGTGGAGCCTGCACGGTTACCACGAATGCCTGAGGCGGCTCGGTAAGACCGGCGAAGCCATGATCATCGGCCAACAGCTGAAACTGGCTGCTGCCGTGGCGGATGTCCCGATCGAAGCCTCGTGCTGCTGCCGATTGTCGGTCGCCTCGGGCGAAAACCGGGAGTAG
- a CDS encoding NAD-dependent protein deacetylase: MSVIAGPRLDADFDRLLELLNGRRVAVLTGAGVSTDSGIPDYRGPTSPARNPMTYQQFVGDPVFRRRYWARNHIGWRAMDGSRPNSGHRALARLESMGVVTGLITQNVDLLHTKAGSRRVIDLHGTYARVRCLGCEALISRMTLAERLEAANPGFAADATASGVEVAPDADAVIADTESFRMVDCARCGGMLKPDIVYFGENVPKDRVAAAFDLVDDAEVLLVAGSSLTVMSGLRFVRHAAKHGRPVVIINRGATRGDEFAALTLDVGCSTALTGLADAVAAVGGLR, encoded by the coding sequence ATGTCGGTAATCGCGGGACCGCGCCTCGATGCGGACTTCGACCGGCTGCTCGAGCTGCTCAACGGCCGCCGGGTGGCGGTGCTGACCGGTGCCGGTGTGTCGACCGACAGCGGCATCCCCGACTATCGCGGTCCCACTTCACCGGCCCGCAATCCCATGACCTACCAGCAGTTCGTCGGTGATCCGGTCTTCCGCCGACGGTATTGGGCCCGCAACCACATCGGCTGGCGTGCCATGGACGGCTCCCGCCCCAATTCCGGGCATCGCGCGCTGGCCCGACTCGAGTCGATGGGCGTCGTCACCGGGCTGATCACCCAGAACGTCGATCTGCTGCACACCAAGGCAGGCAGCCGTCGGGTGATCGACCTGCACGGCACTTACGCGCGAGTGCGCTGTCTCGGCTGCGAAGCGCTCATCTCCCGCATGACGCTGGCCGAACGATTGGAAGCGGCGAACCCGGGTTTCGCGGCCGATGCCACGGCCAGCGGGGTCGAGGTGGCGCCGGACGCCGACGCGGTGATCGCCGATACCGAAAGCTTCCGCATGGTCGACTGTGCACGCTGCGGCGGCATGCTCAAACCCGACATCGTGTACTTCGGCGAGAACGTCCCCAAGGATCGCGTCGCTGCCGCCTTCGACCTCGTCGACGACGCCGAGGTCCTGCTGGTCGCCGGTTCTTCGTTGACCGTCATGTCGGGCCTGCGTTTCGTCCGTCACGCGGCGAAACACGGACGGCCCGTTGTCATCATCAATCGAGGCGCAACCCGGGGCGACGAATTCGCCGCACTCACCCTCGATGTGGGCTGCTCCACCGCGCTGACCGGCCTTGCGGACGCGGTCGCCGCTGTCGGTGGTCTGCGTTAG
- a CDS encoding winged helix-turn-helix transcriptional regulator, which translates to MRRTSFAGWPCSVARTMDLLGDWWTPLVLREAFYGIRRFDEFRHELGIARTTLSERLHRLVEEGLLEKQAYQHEPARYEYLLTEKGADFWSVLLAMSKWGDRWLAPEDGPPVVLHHTRCGHETQVNVVCAHCGDPVPIEESRMRMGPGYPPHLAERPEIARRFTAE; encoded by the coding sequence ATGAGACGGACTTCTTTCGCAGGCTGGCCATGCTCGGTCGCACGGACCATGGATCTGCTCGGCGACTGGTGGACGCCGCTGGTGCTGCGTGAAGCGTTCTATGGGATTCGGCGCTTCGACGAGTTCCGCCACGAGCTCGGGATCGCCCGCACCACGCTCTCCGAACGGCTGCACCGGCTGGTCGAGGAAGGACTGCTCGAAAAGCAGGCCTACCAGCACGAGCCGGCGCGTTACGAGTATCTGCTCACCGAGAAGGGCGCCGACTTCTGGAGCGTGTTGCTCGCCATGTCGAAGTGGGGCGATCGGTGGCTCGCCCCCGAGGATGGACCGCCGGTCGTCCTGCACCACACCCGGTGCGGTCACGAGACCCAGGTGAACGTTGTCTGCGCACACTGCGGCGACCCCGTCCCGATCGAGGAGTCCCGCATGCGGATGGGGCCTGGATACCCGCCGCATCTGGCCGAGCGGCCCGAGATCGCCCGACGGTTCACGGCGGAGTGA